The following are encoded together in the Kribbella sp. CA-293567 genome:
- a CDS encoding acyl carrier protein → MAELTREQIRDLMGAVLEAQGKTLPADDGADLREIGFRSLDFSELALRVEDEIGDELNFDAPGLRQIAKVGDVLDFIEQLQSA, encoded by the coding sequence ATGGCTGAGCTGACGCGGGAGCAGATCCGGGACCTGATGGGAGCGGTGCTGGAGGCACAGGGCAAGACCCTGCCGGCCGACGACGGCGCCGACCTGCGGGAGATCGGGTTCCGCTCGCTGGACTTCTCCGAGCTGGCCCTCCGGGTCGAGGACGAGATCGGTGACGAGCTGAACTTCGACGCCCCCGGGCTGCGCCAGATCGCCAAGGTCGGCGACGTGCTGGACTTCATCGAGCAGCTCCAGTCGGCGTGA
- a CDS encoding glycoside hydrolase family 10 protein codes for MKPWRIAGLLTASACLLIGAFTGTAGAVEPTTTSACTPAADTPLRQFRAAWVSSVVNIDWPSRTGLTAEQQKAELIGWFEDAVRQRHNAVILQIRPTADAFWPSKVEPWSQYLTGTQGGDPGYDPLAFAVAEAHKRNLELHGWFNPYRLSMGTNLNALVPTHPARLHPDWVVTYGGKLYYNPGIPAARKLVEDAIMDAVANYDLDGVHFDDYFYPYPVAGQVFDDAATYAQYGDGFPTVAAWRRNNIDLLIQELQQRIKAVKPWVKFGISPFAVWRNKATDPLGSDTTAGVQTYDDLAADTRRWVREEWIDYIVPQVYWAGGFAPADYNKIVPWWAEQVRGTRVHLYIGQATYKVGTSTQSPDWSDPAELSDHLAFNTTVPEVKGDIYFSAKDVRADRLGATSLLNSTWYTRPALIPAMPSLDSRAPLPVHALRASRTSAGVKLQWKPTSRDTTSYAIYRRDLAAGDWCADNDARNLLTTLRGTSFVDTTAVQGRHYLYSVTALDRAANQSLPLPTLG; via the coding sequence ATGAAACCCTGGCGGATCGCAGGCCTGCTCACCGCGTCGGCCTGTCTGCTGATCGGCGCCTTCACTGGTACAGCTGGTGCCGTGGAGCCCACGACGACCTCGGCCTGTACGCCGGCCGCCGACACCCCGCTGCGCCAGTTCCGGGCCGCCTGGGTGTCCTCGGTGGTCAACATCGACTGGCCGTCCCGGACCGGGCTGACCGCCGAACAGCAGAAGGCCGAGCTGATCGGCTGGTTCGAGGATGCCGTTCGCCAGCGCCACAACGCGGTCATCCTGCAGATCCGCCCGACCGCCGACGCCTTCTGGCCGTCGAAGGTCGAGCCGTGGTCGCAGTACCTGACCGGCACGCAGGGCGGCGACCCGGGCTACGACCCGCTGGCCTTCGCCGTCGCCGAGGCGCACAAGCGCAACCTCGAGCTGCACGGCTGGTTCAACCCCTACCGGCTGTCGATGGGCACCAACCTCAACGCGCTGGTGCCGACGCATCCGGCCCGGCTCCATCCGGACTGGGTGGTCACATACGGCGGCAAGCTCTACTACAACCCGGGGATCCCCGCGGCCCGCAAGCTGGTCGAGGACGCGATCATGGACGCCGTCGCGAACTACGACCTCGACGGGGTGCACTTCGACGACTACTTCTATCCGTATCCGGTCGCGGGGCAGGTGTTCGACGACGCGGCCACCTACGCGCAGTACGGCGACGGCTTCCCGACCGTGGCCGCGTGGCGGCGCAACAACATCGACCTGCTGATCCAGGAGCTGCAGCAGCGGATCAAGGCGGTCAAGCCGTGGGTGAAGTTCGGCATCTCGCCGTTCGCCGTCTGGCGGAACAAGGCGACCGATCCCCTCGGCTCGGACACGACCGCAGGCGTGCAGACGTACGACGATCTCGCTGCCGACACCCGGCGGTGGGTGCGGGAGGAGTGGATCGACTACATCGTGCCGCAGGTCTACTGGGCCGGCGGGTTCGCTCCGGCCGACTACAACAAGATCGTGCCGTGGTGGGCCGAGCAGGTGCGCGGTACTCGCGTGCATCTGTACATCGGGCAGGCGACGTACAAGGTCGGTACGTCGACGCAGTCCCCGGACTGGTCCGACCCGGCCGAGCTGAGCGACCATCTGGCCTTCAACACCACGGTTCCTGAGGTCAAGGGCGACATCTACTTCTCCGCCAAGGACGTCCGCGCGGATCGGCTCGGCGCCACGAGTCTGCTCAACAGCACCTGGTACACCCGCCCCGCGCTCATCCCGGCGATGCCGTCGCTCGACTCGCGTGCACCGCTGCCGGTCCACGCGCTGCGGGCTTCGCGGACGAGTGCCGGCGTGAAGCTGCAGTGGAAGCCGACCTCGCGCGACACGACGTCGTACGCGATCTATCGGCGTGACCTGGCGGCTGGTGACTGGTGCGCCGACAACGACGCCCGCAACCTCCTCACGACGCTGCGCGGCACCAGCTTCGTCGACACCACGGCAGTCCAAGGGCGCCACTACCTGTACTCCGTCACAGCTCTCGATCGAGCCGCCAACCAGAGCCTCCCCCTCCCTACCCTCGGGTGA
- a CDS encoding GNAT family N-acetyltransferase, translating into MLRQATDDDVDTIRALRNQQANRDVSITTHEISADEHAGWWARTAVDPARRVLIYERDGRTAGVVNFFDLEPASSPATGAWGFFLDADGLAGTGETLPAWIEVMKEATGYAFDTLGLDELTGEVLEHNTVVRQMNRRFRFTEGEPELRSAGGREVTVLPIKLARADRRQPKEQR; encoded by the coding sequence ATGCTGCGCCAGGCGACGGACGACGACGTCGACACCATCCGGGCCCTGCGCAACCAGCAGGCCAACCGCGACGTCAGCATCACCACCCACGAGATCTCCGCCGACGAGCATGCCGGCTGGTGGGCCAGGACCGCGGTCGATCCGGCCCGGCGGGTGCTGATCTACGAACGCGACGGCCGCACCGCCGGAGTGGTGAACTTCTTCGATCTCGAGCCGGCCTCGTCGCCGGCCACCGGCGCCTGGGGTTTCTTCCTCGACGCCGACGGGCTGGCCGGGACCGGCGAGACGCTGCCCGCGTGGATCGAGGTGATGAAGGAGGCCACCGGCTACGCCTTCGACACCCTCGGCCTCGACGAGCTGACCGGTGAGGTGCTCGAGCACAACACCGTCGTACGGCAGATGAACCGGCGCTTCCGCTTCACCGAGGGCGAGCCGGAGCTCCGGTCCGCCGGCGGGCGCGAGGTCACCGTGCTGCCGATCAAGCTGGCCAGGGCAGACCGCCGTCAACCGAAGGAGCAGAGATGA
- the pseI gene encoding pseudaminic acid synthase: MSATRTIDFGGVPIGPEHRPLVIAEMSGNHNGDFERAKEIVRAMGDTGVQALKLQAYTADTMTLDVDLPAFRLPGDHKLWADRHLHELYEEAHTPWSWFEPLFELANSLGMVAFASPFDQTAIDLLEKLNVPAYKVASNEIGDLPLVRAMAATGKPVIISTGSATLTDIDAAVRAARSTGNEQLVVLSCTASYPAPADQSNLRGIPVLRDALGVQVGLSDHTMGIGASIAAVALGATVIEKHVTLSRSDGGVDSAFSLEPPEVRALVEGTTIAHEALGEPTIGPKQAEQNVLRFRRSLYVTRDVQAGELVSPDNVRSVRPAGGLQPDAYSTVEGRPFRTDVPAGTALTWDLL; the protein is encoded by the coding sequence ATGAGCGCCACCCGGACCATCGATTTCGGGGGCGTCCCGATCGGCCCGGAGCACCGGCCGCTGGTGATCGCGGAGATGTCGGGCAACCACAACGGTGACTTCGAGCGGGCCAAGGAGATCGTCCGGGCGATGGGCGACACCGGCGTCCAGGCGCTGAAGCTGCAGGCCTACACGGCCGACACGATGACGCTCGACGTCGACCTGCCCGCGTTCCGGCTGCCGGGTGACCACAAGCTGTGGGCCGATCGGCACCTGCACGAGCTGTACGAAGAGGCGCACACGCCGTGGTCCTGGTTCGAGCCGCTGTTCGAGCTGGCGAACTCGCTCGGCATGGTCGCCTTCGCGTCGCCGTTCGACCAGACCGCGATCGATCTGCTGGAGAAGCTGAACGTCCCGGCCTACAAGGTCGCCTCGAACGAGATCGGCGACCTGCCCTTGGTCCGCGCCATGGCCGCGACCGGCAAGCCGGTGATCATCTCCACCGGATCGGCGACGCTGACCGATATCGACGCTGCTGTCCGGGCCGCTCGCTCCACCGGCAACGAGCAGCTCGTCGTCCTCTCCTGTACGGCGAGCTACCCGGCCCCCGCCGACCAGTCGAACCTCCGCGGCATCCCGGTCCTGCGCGACGCGCTCGGCGTACAGGTCGGCCTGTCCGACCACACGATGGGCATCGGCGCCTCGATCGCGGCCGTCGCCCTCGGCGCGACGGTGATCGAGAAGCACGTCACCCTGTCCCGCTCCGACGGCGGCGTCGACTCCGCCTTCTCCCTCGAGCCGCCCGAGGTCCGGGCCCTGGTCGAAGGCACCACCATCGCCCACGAGGCCCTCGGTGAGCCGACCATCGGCCCGAAACAGGCCGAGCAGAACGTACTGCGCTTCCGCCGCTCCCTCTACGTCACCCGCGACGTGCAGGCCGGCGAGCTCGTCTCCCCCGACAACGTCCGCTCGGTCCGCCCCGCCGGCGGACTCCAGCCGGACGCCTACTCCACAGTCGAGGGCCGCCCGTTCCGCACCGACGTACCGGCCGGAACCGCCCTGACCTGGGACTTGCTCTGA
- a CDS encoding glycosyltransferase family 2 protein, with amino-acid sequence MLVSVVVPCYRSAATLPRLVEGLVEVLPGATTGFEIVLVVDGSPDDTWPVASELADKYAEVRAMRLARNYGQHNALIAGVRNARYEVVVTMDDDLQHPADQVPVLLRALTDDVDLVYGVPAEEEHGFARSFSSRLVKGALASAMAVRDARSISAFRAFRTFLRDGFDGLDGPHASVDVALSWSTTRIAQTTVRMESRAAGQSNYTTWMLMKHALTLITGYSVEPLRLVGYLGFICAVFGVGLFGVIIVKYVTGATTVAGFTTIASMVALFSGAQMLALGVLGEYVGRLHSGSMGRPTYVIRERTDVDAHPDIKREVD; translated from the coding sequence GTGCTCGTCTCTGTTGTGGTGCCGTGCTACCGGTCGGCGGCGACCCTGCCGCGGCTGGTGGAGGGGCTGGTCGAGGTTCTGCCGGGGGCGACGACCGGGTTCGAGATCGTGCTGGTGGTGGACGGCAGTCCGGACGACACCTGGCCGGTCGCGAGCGAACTGGCCGACAAGTACGCCGAGGTCCGGGCGATGCGGCTGGCGCGGAACTACGGGCAGCACAACGCGTTGATCGCGGGCGTGCGCAACGCGCGGTACGAGGTCGTCGTGACGATGGACGACGATCTGCAGCATCCCGCCGACCAGGTGCCGGTGCTGCTGCGGGCGCTGACCGACGACGTCGACCTGGTGTACGGCGTACCGGCCGAGGAGGAGCACGGGTTCGCCCGGAGCTTCTCGTCGCGGCTGGTCAAGGGCGCGCTGGCGTCGGCGATGGCGGTGCGCGACGCCCGGTCGATCAGCGCGTTCCGGGCCTTCCGGACCTTCCTGCGGGACGGGTTCGACGGGCTGGACGGCCCGCACGCCTCGGTCGACGTGGCGCTGTCCTGGTCGACCACCCGGATCGCGCAGACCACCGTCCGGATGGAGTCACGGGCGGCCGGCCAGTCGAACTACACGACCTGGATGCTGATGAAGCACGCGCTCACGCTGATCACCGGGTACTCCGTGGAACCGCTGCGGCTGGTCGGCTATCTCGGCTTCATCTGCGCCGTCTTCGGGGTCGGGCTGTTCGGCGTGATCATCGTCAAGTACGTCACCGGCGCGACCACGGTGGCCGGATTCACCACGATCGCGTCGATGGTGGCGTTGTTCTCCGGTGCCCAGATGCTGGCCCTCGGCGTCCTGGGCGAGTACGTCGGACGCCTGCACTCCGGCTCGATGGGCCGGCCGACGTACGTGATTCGTGAGCGGACCGACGTGGACGCCCACCCCGACATCAAGCGTGAGGTCGACTGA
- a CDS encoding class I SAM-dependent methyltransferase → MDYLLFPGRHHVLTRFQAEFLRRYDATIVWAVTSANHHTTKRNPVPFDRREAAIERLSVAVGIRSLVIGVVDTPPTDDFADVTIKAVEAGTDDQVQLHPGNTIVACSTPEVAKLYEQLGYQVIGVEPEDQHRPWDVLLMIAEGNNDWRKLAHPATVDVFDRYHLDAHIQRCVNDPVVGDDGGLTTTRDYKTYADAFETAADRKWLQLKDFVRPGRILDIGCATGATLQLVDADPRFHESDLIGVEVARHLYAECVHKKEQGLFQNPNVYFYQRNMLGSAVFPARSIDTTLTLALTHEIWSYADGSRPDTVQRFADGLFAHTAPGGVWVNSDVCGPAEPERSVVLALDDSDGENPDAPAELEALADPAAYIRRLSTRARFFQFAQDFRRNASVPFEYSVRGGELVLRLADAMDFLTRKDYVDNWLSETHEQFCGLNFAGWSEIAENAGFTVDPASKAWRNDWVIENRIAPVASLSSLQGEPVDWPDTHQLLIARR, encoded by the coding sequence ATGGACTACCTGCTCTTCCCGGGCCGGCACCACGTGCTGACCCGGTTCCAGGCGGAGTTCCTGCGCCGGTACGACGCGACGATCGTCTGGGCGGTCACCTCGGCCAACCACCACACCACCAAACGCAACCCGGTGCCCTTCGACCGGCGGGAGGCCGCGATCGAGCGGCTCAGCGTGGCGGTCGGAATCCGGTCGCTGGTGATCGGTGTGGTCGACACCCCACCCACTGACGACTTCGCCGATGTCACCATCAAGGCGGTCGAGGCCGGTACCGACGACCAGGTCCAGCTGCATCCGGGCAACACGATCGTCGCCTGTTCGACACCGGAGGTGGCCAAACTCTACGAACAGCTCGGCTACCAGGTGATCGGCGTCGAGCCCGAGGACCAGCACCGGCCCTGGGACGTGCTGCTGATGATTGCTGAGGGCAACAACGATTGGCGGAAGCTGGCCCATCCGGCCACCGTGGACGTCTTCGACCGCTACCACCTGGACGCGCACATCCAGCGCTGCGTGAACGACCCGGTGGTCGGTGACGACGGCGGGCTCACCACCACCCGCGACTACAAGACCTACGCCGATGCCTTCGAGACCGCGGCCGACCGGAAATGGCTGCAGCTCAAGGACTTCGTCCGGCCCGGGCGGATCCTCGACATCGGTTGCGCGACCGGCGCCACGCTGCAACTGGTCGACGCCGACCCTCGCTTCCACGAGTCCGACCTGATCGGGGTCGAGGTCGCCCGGCACCTGTACGCCGAATGCGTGCACAAGAAGGAGCAAGGGCTCTTCCAGAACCCGAACGTCTACTTCTACCAGCGCAACATGCTCGGCTCGGCGGTCTTCCCGGCGCGCTCGATCGACACCACCCTCACGCTGGCCCTGACCCACGAGATCTGGTCGTACGCCGACGGCTCGCGCCCGGACACCGTGCAGCGTTTCGCCGACGGGCTGTTCGCGCACACGGCACCGGGTGGCGTCTGGGTGAACTCCGACGTCTGCGGTCCGGCCGAGCCGGAGCGCAGCGTCGTACTGGCGCTGGACGACAGCGACGGGGAGAACCCGGACGCGCCGGCCGAGCTGGAGGCGCTGGCCGACCCGGCGGCGTACATCCGCAGGTTGTCCACCAGGGCACGGTTCTTCCAGTTCGCCCAGGACTTCCGGCGGAACGCGTCCGTGCCGTTCGAGTACTCCGTCCGCGGCGGCGAGCTGGTACTGCGGCTGGCCGACGCGATGGACTTCCTGACCCGCAAGGACTATGTGGACAACTGGCTGAGCGAGACCCACGAGCAGTTCTGCGGGCTGAACTTCGCCGGCTGGTCGGAGATCGCCGAGAACGCCGGCTTCACCGTCGACCCGGCGTCGAAGGCGTGGCGGAACGACTGGGTGATCGAGAACCGGATCGCCCCGGTCGCGTCCCTCAGCTCGCTCCAGGGTGAACCGGTCGACTGGCCGGACACCCATCAGCTGCTGATCGCGCGCCGTTAG
- a CDS encoding glycosyltransferase codes for MTPRLSVVVPFYNVGEYIGACLDSIARQTFADFEAILVDDGSPDDSAAIAKGVCARDSRFRIVEQHNQGLGPARNTGVREARGEYLTFVDSDDLVSRHGFERLIHSLDETGSCLAGGNARRFNNSAGVRPSWIHRLPFAKDRIATHVIETPDLILDRMVWNKVYRRSFWDEHGYRFPAIRYEDYPVTLQAHLDAVTVDALAVPVYYWRERESGESITQQKFQFGNLADRVTSAELVLDLIDSGQAGLGEIRRRVHSHFTQIDMLTLMMAFGTVPETEEQELVQLASRFLDRLDGSVLARAHGYDRLQHAALRAGDVDLLRRLANFRNDGGLRGGARALAKPGRRRHFEHNYPGVHEPNTAIPRSLYQLPARELTLATTVQEVAWRDGGLSIKGTAEIRHLATDASSVLRIALVVDGTETPLAVRRYDATDSHGDMAPVGFEVRLDKPLLAKLNATGVPAHFAVRMKSGKARREGRLRGQKAGSPGWPPGNWISPSSWVQPGPGADGAFVLRRMVDPCRLTSVEQYEDALVLRGRLPATLDDPSLQLTRPLSGQDQVLPVELSSDRRFSVRIPFGPIIAETNPDDPFSQRTTWAFRLVGSDGTEKLLLWTADEQAANHLEKGRLISLTRSTGGYVNLHEGPSRVVADRAAVVAERNELRISGPLTEVTHSFSWRRYLDDSDDHLDVACRSRLSDGNWTASVKLPALVPDNPVAHAVDPLASLADWVLFAVAADGSAQAVQCEPFLAGRLPLVIEQAGHTLGVRPHAGTLHVEVR; via the coding sequence GTGACGCCGCGGCTGAGCGTGGTTGTGCCGTTCTACAACGTCGGGGAGTACATCGGGGCCTGCCTCGATTCGATCGCCCGGCAGACCTTCGCCGACTTCGAGGCGATCCTGGTCGACGACGGATCGCCGGACGACAGCGCGGCGATCGCCAAGGGGGTCTGCGCCCGCGACTCCCGGTTCCGGATCGTCGAGCAGCACAACCAGGGGCTCGGACCGGCCCGCAACACCGGCGTACGGGAAGCCCGCGGTGAGTACCTGACCTTCGTCGACAGCGACGACCTGGTCAGCCGGCACGGCTTCGAGCGGTTGATCCACAGCCTGGACGAGACCGGCTCCTGCCTGGCCGGCGGCAACGCGCGGCGGTTCAACAACAGTGCCGGCGTCCGGCCGTCGTGGATCCACCGGCTGCCGTTCGCCAAGGACCGGATCGCCACCCACGTGATCGAGACGCCCGACCTGATCCTCGACCGGATGGTCTGGAACAAGGTCTACCGGCGGTCCTTCTGGGACGAGCACGGCTACCGGTTCCCCGCGATCCGCTACGAGGACTACCCGGTCACTCTGCAGGCGCATCTGGACGCGGTCACCGTCGACGCGCTGGCGGTGCCGGTCTACTACTGGCGCGAGCGCGAGTCCGGCGAGTCGATCACCCAGCAGAAGTTCCAGTTCGGCAACCTGGCCGACCGGGTCACCTCGGCCGAGCTCGTGCTCGACCTGATCGACTCGGGGCAGGCGGGGCTGGGCGAGATCAGGCGGCGCGTGCACTCGCACTTCACCCAGATCGACATGCTGACGCTGATGATGGCGTTCGGCACCGTGCCGGAGACCGAGGAGCAGGAGCTGGTGCAGCTCGCCTCCCGGTTCCTCGACCGGCTGGACGGCTCGGTGCTCGCGAGGGCCCACGGCTACGACCGGCTGCAGCACGCCGCGCTGCGCGCAGGGGATGTCGACCTGCTCCGCCGGCTGGCGAACTTCCGCAACGACGGCGGGCTACGTGGGGGTGCACGCGCACTGGCCAAACCGGGCCGGCGCCGGCACTTCGAGCACAACTACCCGGGCGTGCACGAGCCGAACACGGCGATCCCGCGCTCGCTCTACCAGTTGCCGGCGCGTGAGCTGACGCTCGCGACGACCGTGCAGGAGGTCGCTTGGCGCGACGGCGGCCTGTCGATCAAGGGCACCGCCGAGATCCGCCACCTGGCCACGGACGCCTCGTCGGTCCTGCGCATCGCGCTGGTCGTCGACGGCACCGAGACGCCGCTGGCCGTCCGCCGGTACGACGCCACCGACTCGCACGGCGACATGGCTCCGGTCGGGTTCGAGGTACGCCTCGACAAGCCGCTGCTGGCGAAGCTGAACGCGACCGGAGTACCGGCGCACTTCGCCGTACGGATGAAGTCGGGGAAGGCGCGGCGGGAAGGAAGACTGCGAGGCCAGAAGGCCGGCAGTCCCGGCTGGCCGCCCGGCAACTGGATCTCCCCGAGCAGCTGGGTCCAGCCCGGTCCCGGGGCCGACGGCGCGTTCGTACTGCGCCGGATGGTCGACCCTTGCCGGTTGACCTCCGTCGAGCAGTACGAGGACGCCCTTGTGCTGCGTGGCCGGCTGCCGGCCACTCTGGACGATCCCAGCCTCCAGCTGACCAGGCCACTGTCGGGACAGGACCAGGTACTGCCGGTCGAGCTGTCGAGCGACCGGCGGTTCAGCGTACGGATCCCGTTCGGTCCGATCATCGCGGAGACCAACCCCGACGACCCGTTCAGCCAGCGCACCACCTGGGCGTTCCGGCTGGTCGGCAGCGACGGCACCGAGAAGCTGCTGCTGTGGACGGCCGACGAACAGGCCGCCAACCACTTGGAGAAGGGCCGGCTGATCTCGCTGACCCGCTCGACCGGCGGCTACGTCAACCTGCACGAAGGTCCCTCCCGGGTGGTCGCCGACCGGGCCGCGGTCGTTGCTGAGCGCAACGAACTGCGGATCAGTGGGCCGTTGACCGAGGTCACCCACAGTTTCAGCTGGCGGCGCTATCTGGACGACTCCGACGACCACCTGGACGTGGCCTGCCGCAGTAGGCTGTCGGACGGGAACTGGACGGCTTCGGTGAAGCTGCCCGCGCTGGTCCCGGACAATCCGGTCGCCCACGCGGTCGATCCGCTGGCGAGTCTGGCGGACTGGGTGCTGTTCGCGGTCGCCGCGGACGGTTCGGCGCAGGCGGTGCAGTGCGAGCCGTTCCTGGCCGGCCGGTTGCCGCTGGTGATCGAGCAAGCCGGGCACACGCTCGGAGTCCGGCCGCACGCAGGCACTCTTCACGTCGAGGTTCGCTGA
- a CDS encoding N-acetyltransferase, whose amino-acid sequence MSWYDALEAGELTSTPGEYEAKRFGVSVDRISVSASAGTPLDEVLAAVDKSSADVVVLRYPAREVTWFAALATGSRTALLADSLVYWALPVGKGRRPAPLAGFNASLEKEVDDGLVDDLVGDIFGDYGNHYCANPLFKRSEALAGYQEWARRSVAESGAVVLRGPDRRVLALATVDQQRSWTEVQLAGVVPAEQGRGRYGHLLAAVEDASTGTRLVISTQGHNTGVQRAWARYGFEPVHTLLTVHLVADRLLLA is encoded by the coding sequence ATGAGCTGGTACGACGCCCTGGAAGCCGGCGAGCTGACCAGTACGCCGGGGGAGTACGAGGCGAAGCGTTTCGGCGTCTCGGTCGACCGCATCTCCGTGTCGGCCTCAGCCGGTACGCCGCTCGACGAGGTGCTCGCCGCTGTCGACAAGTCCTCCGCCGACGTCGTCGTACTGCGCTACCCCGCCCGTGAGGTGACCTGGTTCGCGGCGCTCGCCACCGGGTCGCGGACGGCGCTGCTCGCGGACAGCCTTGTGTACTGGGCGCTACCGGTCGGCAAGGGGCGTCGCCCGGCACCGCTGGCCGGGTTCAACGCCAGCCTGGAGAAGGAGGTCGACGACGGCCTCGTGGACGACCTGGTCGGCGACATTTTCGGCGACTACGGCAACCACTACTGCGCCAACCCGCTGTTCAAGCGCTCGGAGGCACTGGCCGGGTATCAGGAGTGGGCCCGGCGCAGCGTCGCCGAGTCAGGTGCCGTCGTACTGCGTGGGCCGGATCGCCGGGTGCTCGCTCTGGCGACGGTCGACCAGCAGCGGTCGTGGACCGAGGTCCAGCTTGCCGGGGTGGTTCCGGCCGAGCAGGGCCGCGGGCGGTACGGGCACCTGCTCGCAGCGGTCGAAGATGCCAGTACCGGCACGCGGTTGGTGATCTCCACGCAGGGACATAACACTGGGGTGCAGAGGGCATGGGCGAGGTACGGGTTCGAGCCTGTGCATACCCTGCTGACAGTGCACTTAGTAGCCGATCGGCTACTGCTAGCATGA